In Aedes albopictus strain Foshan chromosome 3, AalbF5, whole genome shotgun sequence, the genomic window TAGTTATTTCAATTTCATAACAAAGTTTTGATGATTCAATCTTTTTCATTTTGAAAATTTCGTGCATTGGCATGGGTGCTACCTCTGTGCTACTCTCTTTTTTCCTTAAAGCTAATCCGACAAATCGTACAGAACATCGAACCTGAAACAGAATGTATGGAAGTGCATTCAACGGGAAATGAAAACAAAGATTTGACTTCAGTAATAAAGAATATTATATTCCGCATTTTTCTTTCCATTGTTTTCACTTGGCTTGAACTGTGTTTAATCGCAAAACAAAAAACAATAGATACTTAATTTAGTTCGATCCTTAAAGTTGTAACTGTCAGCCTGGCTATCCGATGATTAAAACTGAGACATTTTAAAGCTGCGATAAGTAGTGTTTGCATCATGTCGGCAGTTAACGAACCGTTACGGGTGAAACACATTCTCACGAAGAAATTTTCTGAACCAGTTTACGCTGCAACACAAATCCTGGATAGTGTGATACCTCTAAATTAACTTATAACAATATTCCGTTCATTGTGTTTCTGTATGCGATTCATATTCAGTTTTATTTGTACAATAACAAATTTGCTTCACTTCGAAATGATACCTTCAGTATGCTGCTGCCCTATATATCATACAAATAGTTTTATGTATCAGTTTCATTTGTCTGATTACCATATGAACAACAGAAATGAAagttaaattaattaaaaaataatgctCTTCTACTGCTATTAACATCATCCTTCTTATGAATGAGAGTAAATTGTTCATTTATATAGATATTTTAGTATGATACACGTATTTACAATATTAAATCATCTCGCTTTCAGCAACGCTTACCATTCATCACTAATTATTTGTTAGCGCATTTGCATTTCTATCGATTAACAGTAACAGTAGCATCGCAACAGCTAGATAATCCATTTCACCTTTGTGCCTTTGCGCGTCTGTACAAGTATGTGAAATGTTCAGGCTTCAGGATGTTCCTTTTGCACGGACTACACAATCATCAATTCTTTTTGATTTCGAATCTAAGATCAAACCTAGAGTTCCATATCACAGAGACCACCCGCCGAAAAAACACGAGCTTTGACGTTCCTACCAATGAGTTTGATTCTTTTCCCTAGCCGCGGATTATTTGATAAACAAGCGTTTCGAAAGTTTACGTGAGATTCTCGATGCGCAGATTTTGTTGGATGAGAACAGTGAAATCGTAAATCACATAGCCAATGGAATTCTACTCCAAGTGATACCCCGATAGAAAAAAATGATAAACATTCAATCGGAAATAACTGCCACGTTTTCACCAAGAAAGGTTTTCAACGATGTTAAGGTTCGACCTGGAACCGAAATTTAGTGGAAATGAGGATGTAAGCTGATGGAATCCTGTGCCAAATCTACTCTAAGCGTGAGTGTgatgttttttttaactttttctcCTGTacttattgtttatttttgcctAACATAAGAAAATTCACATACCTTTGCATAAATTCACATTCAGAAATAAGAGAAAATACACGATCTGGTAGCACCCTGGCCAGCGTTCGAAATAAATATTCTTATGAATATAGTAGAATCTTCATCTTCCTTTTAAAGGATACTACAGAACAACTTATAAACACGAGCAATTATCTCTCTTCAGCGTATTGGTTAGCTTTTCCAatgtgtttgtgttttttttgttttgtacaaGTTACTCGACGATGGGAAACAATAGTAATCTGATGGCACGATTTACTCGATTCAAATGTTAAGGGGTGGAATGGACACAGAAACAGAATCAAAACCGAGGTGAGGATTGAGGATATCCGGGGTGGGTTTAATGGCGTTACCACCTCTGTCGTCGAAGATGAAGATCAAACAAACTGAAAGCACCTTCGTCTTGCTGTTGAGCTGCAGCGGCATGATGGTAATACGATTGCTGAATCATTTGCTGCTGCAACTGTTGGTGGTGAGGATGGGAGGGATGCGTCATTGGGAGACTACCGGGGTTAAGGgcggctgctgctgcagcagaagAAAGTAGGTGTTGAGCGGTTGGGGTCATGATAAGGTTTTGCTGTTGACTTTGGTGTTGCGTcaactgttgctgttgctgctgagaAGAGGCAGATGATGAAGATGAAGGAGACCCAATGGCCAAAGATGATTGGTGTTGGCTGACGGAAGGCGAACGTGATCTCGCAATAGATTGCTGCTGTAGCTGTTGTTGCACCTGATGTGGATGGTGCTGTTGGTGTTGCATTTGTTGTGCATTTTGCATCTtcttttgattgcgttcaatcTGTAGCTGTAACTCAGCTGTAGCGGCAGCTGCTGCGGCTGCCGCTGCCGCCATGGCTACTGCCGTATTGTCATTGCGAAGTGAGCTATAGCTTGCACCTTCGCTAGGAGCACTATCGTACGCTAAGTTATTACCTTCTGCCGCGTCGTATTTGCGCTTCCTGTTATCCTTTGGGGCCGTGTAGGGTGCGTATCGAGGATCGGGCTGTTGTTGTAACTGCTGCTGTTGCGGTTGCGGCTGTTGCACGTTTTGCGGCTGTTTTTGCTGGAGATTTGGAATATGGAAATTAGACATGTATTGTTCTGCGTGTAGCATACCATTACTAACATTCTGTGCCAACTGTTGGGCTTGTGTCGTCTGCTGCGGGGTTTGTTGTTGCTgcggctgctgttgctgctgctgttgattaGCAGCCGTTTGTTTATTGGCAGCATTGTTAGCAGCGGTATTCTTGTTCGCCGGAGTTGTAGGGGTAGGCCGAGTCCACGTGGTCTTGCGATTACTTCTATTGGCCGGCGGTGGAGATGTATCCCGTTCGCCCTGCAAAAACTTCAGATAGCTTCCCATGAAGCCCTTGGATTCTTTCGGTGGAACGTTGAACTTCTTGGCAGGTGCAGGTGCAACTCCATTATTAGCCGCGGCACCATCAGTGGAAGCACCCTGCTGCTGTTGATTGGGCTGTTGCGctggttgttgttgctgctgctgcgaaTTTGATCTCGAATTTTCTGCAAGAAATCCAAGTTCTTCCTCTATATTTGGGACTACAACCTTATTGCTGTTGTCAACATTAGGAGAAGGCCGTTCGTCTTCGCCTCCGCGACTAGTACTACTACTATTGTTAGATGGTGCCAGACCAGTGTTGTCCGACGCGCTAAGCAATGTGGTATACGTTGGCGTGTCGAGATTACTGCCGACAGCTGCTGCGAGAGTATTGCTGATAATCTCATTTGGTATTAGAGGAATCGGACCATGGAAAGTCGGATAGTAGATTGGATGGGGAGGAGGAATAAAGGAGGTGGAGGGTGTTTGAGGTATAAAATTACTGTTTGGGAACATTTTTGTTGTCCCCGCCGGAGGAGGCGCCAAGTTCCACCGGTCAAAATCTAGCGTGTTACTGTTGTCTTTCGCGTTTGTTTCACTACCAGCACCACTTGTACTTGTTGTCTGACTGTTACTCAAACCCGCCGAATTGCCAGCATTCGAAGAAGTTATTGTAGTATTTACATTGAATTCGCCATTTGCAACGCTTGCCATTGGTATAATTCTCGTGGGAGTGTCGGACTTTTTCCGTCTCGATTTGGATTCAGTCttttcaggagttgctggaggtgCAACTTGTCTTTCAGGTATTGGAGAAATGATACTCGGTTGTTGAAGATTTTTCACTATTGTCATTGGATCACTTCGTTCCGGTTGTAACCGTTCGTTCGTGTTTCTATTGTTCCAATGGCTTAATGTGGGTACCTGAATCGGGGGTACTTGTGGTTGTTGTTGATGTTGCTGCTGAGGAAGCGTCTGTTGTTGAGGTTGTTGAGTACGTGTGATTACAGACGAGTAAGCCACTTGCTGTTggggttgttgttgctgttgcgatTGTGGCTGAGGTTGCGACTGTCGAGGAATATTGGACGAAGGAGACCGTGTCGCACTTGTCTGAAGATTCGTCGAATGCTGGCTGTGGTGTTTCGGAGATGACAACGTATTGCCCATTGGACTGTTGTACATTGGGTACGCTGGACTGGGCACATGGCCAATGGGAGAAGCTTGCGAATGGGTGAGATTAGGCGAAGACGGACGCCTCGTTAGTGACCCAGAGCTGGAGCTATAATCGGATGCCGCTGGCGATGGAGGCATGTTATGACGAGACAGTGAAGTGTTTGAATACTGTTgctgttgtggttgttgttgttgctgcagcTGATGTGACTCACGCTTGTTGATGCGATTATAATCAACCGAATCAGTGCTACTACCAGATACGCTCAACTGACTATAATTAGTTCTATAACTATTAGAGGCACTGTTTTGTTGATATTGCTGCTGCTGATTACTACTACTGTTACTGTTATTCCTAGAAATATTACTATTATTACTACTGTTATTGACACGATTAATGGGACTATTTATTTTAGCAGATGTCGCCACCGACGCAGATGCCGCAGAAGAGGAAGAACTCGCTCGTCCGTTGCTGTCGGTGATTGAGTAGCTAATTGGTGAGGACTGGGGCTGATGACTAATTACAGTATGTTGGCCATCGGTTTTTATCGTGGCTGATTGGccacctcctcctcctcctccaccACCGCCGATGGCTTTTGATTGGATAGAGGGCTTTTGTACAGTTTTGTTACTATTGAGTGCCGTCGGAGGCGATGCAGCCGATGGAGGTACTATGAAACTGTTCATCTGCAGCAGATAGTGTGCATTGTGCTGAAGTTGCTGCTGTTGGATCTgatgttgctgttgttgctgcgtctgcaaacctgccgataatacccgggTTTTGGGATCAGTCAAACTAGTGACCGGTACATTATGATTACGAGCCGCATAGACGATGGAGGAATTTACGAGGGGTGTTTGGGATGGTATGATACGGGATTGATACTTTTGATCTTTCGCCGGAGGAGATGCTAGGGAAGATTGGGAATTGATGGAACCGGAAACGGGGGTTATAACAATACAAGAGGATGAAGTGGCCTGCTGAAGCGAAGACGAACTACTGCCTGAACCGGAGTTGGACGACAATGACTTACTAGTACCGCCGTAGTCCATCTGCTGCTTACTGCCCTGCTGCTGTTGGGTGGAATAATTTGATAGAGATTCGTTCACTCCACcgtactgctgctgctggttgcTGCTGGTGTTGGACGATGCAAAGTAGTTAGTACCCGTTTTGGCTGCACCTGAACTACTGTTGCCACTGTTGACGGCTGGTGATGCAGACCGCGCGGATGATTTGCTTGTCAGCTGGGTGTTGAGTTGGTTCAAATTGGTGAAATGTGCGTTGAAGTTCTCGTACGTAGAAGTAGTGGTTTTAGTCGATGCTGATGTTACGGGACTCGATTGGACGACATTCTCGTGGGGCATGATTCCAAAAGGACTTGGATTGCCCTGCCAGGAGCCACTTGTAGATGTCGAACCGCTACTTGCTGCACTGGTATTAGAtgtttgctgttgttgctgctgctgctgttgttgctgttgctcatAAAAGTTGGCCACTTGAGCCGCAGCAGCCAAGGTTTGTTGCGTAGTATAGTTATCCCGGAGAGTTTCCGGTTCGTTTACTTGCTTCACTGCTGCCTGGGCTTGTGCTTGGGCCAACACTCGATGCTGGTTGATAGTCGAGCTATAGTGAGCAGGCTTTGGATTGGCTGCCGGGTGGAACAGTGGGGTGAACACTGCATCGTAACTGACTCCCGGTGGCGACAGGAATCCAGTTGGGTTGAATGGTCCTGATGAGGCTCCGAGAGATGTAGTATGAGCTGCCTGCAGGAGCAGTTGAGATGTAGTCGATGGCACACCAACGGTTGTATTATGGGCAGCCAGTCCTATACTACCGGCTGCAGCCGCCGTCGCAAGGTGGTGATGGAACTCACCACTAGCTGCGCCCGGTTGTCGATTATAGGTGTACGACCAGGGCCCTGTTGGATCCATCTTGGACAAAAATGGGTTTAAAATTGAAACAAACTCACGATAATGCTGTCGCTAACTGATTGGCTTAGGTGACACGTTGTCGCCTCTGATGGTTCATTCGTCCAAGCTGTTTGGGAAACTGTTCTGACAACAGTTGAACGCTTCATATGAGTAACCCAAAGTCTACCGACAGTTTATCTGAAAGGAGAGAAATAGAGAAAACACCAGTTAAAACCTTGATTTTAGAAGTTGTTTCTTTTCATTTTGTATGCTTCCACATTTTTTCCCACCCAGTGATAACTTTGCTTGAAAGTTGCACTATTTCACCCCATTAGAGAGAGTATCAACTTCTTGAGCATGTTTGTTCTATGATACGATTATCAATGTCCTGAGTTCTCTTACAAGTCTGCTGAAGGTTTCGAAATTGCAAATTTTCTTCGTGTTGTGGATTAAGAGACATTTGAATGAATTCAGGATACGAGGAGATATTTTGGTCAGTTAACGATACAGGTCACCAAAATAACAAACGCTTTTTAGATTACACATTTTGATGTATTGTGATAAACGAAATATAAACCAAACTGACATTCACTTGTAAATGCCTTAACAGATCTCTTgggtagtttatttttttttaaagcagcATGTTTCCAGAGGTTTTCATCTTTGCACAAATTCTGGCCACGCAGTGATAAAAATCATGTCCGAAGGTGAAAAACCACGATATACTTATTGTGGTATTCCAAACCAATTTCCCCTAAGATTCCGAAATTGAGGATATCACTCAAAATGGCTTCCCCTCTTTCAAAATTGttggttaaaaaaataataataataataaacctaTATACCCATAAACACTAACTTTTATCTGCCAGGGACATTTtgtaatatctatatatataaaaatgagtttgaagtccctttgaggcaacaaaactcaagaacgggtggaccgatcagcatgactcatgcatggttcgattcgtattcatggcggctgtgtttatatgtaaaaaaagtttcgGAAAACTACTGAAAAAgtaggaaaattgtgaaattactgattttttttatgaattgggAAGAAATtgaacacgatcgaaataaaaccaatctagagtgcggtgctgcaatgacctcaagagttgtcaaaaaaaaacaccttttggcaagacaaagtttgccgggacagctagtcatgAATAATAACATCTGAACACATCAAACATCCCAAGCAACAAACATGTCACATAAGAGCTACAGCatcgcaagttttggttgcataTAAGTTACTGTGACGTATTTCTAACAAAATGATATttctaacacaatgttagaaATACGTCACAGTGTCTTCTGTACAAAAACATGCACTAAAATATGCGTAACTCTTATATGTAGAGCCAGATTTACGAATGTGGGTGCCCAGGGTCACAGTGTTGTGGGAGACCTTTTGCCAGTGGATTTTTGCacatagaataaaaaaaaatcgggaaaaatATAAATAACCCTTACAAAAAAGCATCAGGAAGTAGTGTCGTTGCGAAATAATTACAATCTACGCACTATTCAAGAAGAAAAAATAGCAAGCAAAAATAGATACCTAATATAATTTATTGGTATAACTAGGTTTGAAATTCTGGTGTGAAAACGATGCTAAAAGAAATTATATTCaccgagagtggcgcttaagccatcggTTTAGTTCAAAAACCTCGAGCAGGTTCGCCGAACGGTTACAGtggcatcagtataactcgaaagaacagcctatgattcaaagaaggaataatctttgataaaatattgtcaGTTTCAATGGCAACTAATTTCTCAATGTCAAAACTAAAGAGAGAATAgcctatgataaaaagaaggaaatatttcttatGATCATACTGGTAGCAAGAATgccaaaaaaaatcctatgaatTGTTTTGATCATGATTGggtcaaacgacattcggccaaacgaccatttggccagatggcattcggccaaacgtcaTTCGGTCAAGCGGCATTCGGCCATATGGCCGGACACCTTTGGGGACATCTTTTTGAggaaattgaaataaaatgttctAATGCGACTGATAGGAGAATACTTCTGGCAACTTCATGCAGCAATAGAAAATCCGTAGTGTTTAGcggtacagtattgttccgattttatcacgccccttttcaaaaatgcttttaaatattctacaaaatgtatacccatttttgatatttttactgtTGCAAAAcgcgctttcaacattcatcttaaagaagaggggaaacactttctctcaaatgtaacagcaaatgaatgatgAATCAATGACTGACGCGcggaggccgtgataaaatcggaacattactgtaattCCAAATTGTGGAAGAAATTTTAGCCGTAATACTTGATCagttcttgatggaatttctgacttCGTTTCTACTTAGGACAAAATCTTAGGCAGAAATCCAGATCAAGTATTACACATTTTTTTCCGGAAcatgtttcaaaaatatttaaattatctTCAGTTAAGATGCCTTAACAAATTACTTCTACAATCTGCTCAATGGATTTATCGATTTTGTCAGAATTCGTCTTTTTCACCACACTTTTAATTTAATTCAAGAAGAAAATCTTAAGTTCGAAACGAAAACTCTACAAAACATTCCGCTAAAACTTCTTGCCAGAGTTCTTCTTGAAATTGTCCTACAGTTCTGGGATACGATTTGAACAGGTCTTAAGGTTGGTAGGGTCTtgtgccatttgggcaggagtacctattttgggcacttgccactataaacAAGTCAATTTTATACATAATAACTTTTGGAAAAAgttgagatacgtacagtatctaaccgtatagaaaaaatcaaatcaattggtATAAAATTGACTCAGTTATAGCGCCAAATGCTTAAAAtatgtacacctgcccaaatggtacaataccctatgcaCAACTAAACCTTTgaattccatttttttcaattcctttagaagtttctggaaTTTATCTAGGTTTCCGTGGAAAATTCTTAGAAATATCTTcaagtacagtcattgcacaattatgggtcactctgtcacaattattagtcagacagttcaccatgcaattcaaatggaattgacccataattgtgggtgacccatgattgggCTATGACTGTATTTTTGACAGGAATAGGTGCAAACATTCAGCAGGAGCTTTTCTACTCTCTTCTACAAAGttttggagttctttcagggttcaGGCGCGaaggttttctccaggatttccggtAGAATCTATTGGACAATTGCAAAAGACTTAAGAGGATGGTACCTTAGGaaacattgaaattttgataattGAAAGTGAACTCGTTTATAAGCCAACACTATGATAATTAAGGTTAACGATCATAGAGAATGTCACAATAAAATTCAACTCGAACTTTAAAAAAATAGGAGATCTTCTGAACGTCTTTTTGTATGTTCGTAGGTTCGACTATTTCGGGAATAATGAGCTCGGCTTTGTAGTTTAAGATCTCTAGAACGACTGTTTAGAATTCGTCTCTACGTTTCGGCTGTCAGAAGAATGCACCAACAACTACCGAAACGTAGGAACGACTCCTAAATGGTAGTTTTTAAGGATCTAAGATAGAAAAACTGAACCACCATTAATCGGTTATGTTCCGAAATGATATATGTGCCATTACTAGAATAGCATATTACAaacctcatacaaacttcaaaacaAATTATACGTTCTAGAGCAACTTGTAAAATGCACTTTTTTTGCAAATGTAGATCTAAAGGTCAAACAATCCAGAAATAACTAGATGATTTAGGATATTTTGGGCTAAGTTCTCGAAGTTAATCTCCTATACTGTCTCTCTTCGCATGTCAGACCCATGTTGCTTCTAAAGCGAATCATGTTTTTGTCATTCACGAGGttatttcacagctcaatataCCACGAAAAGGGTATGCATGAAGTGAATacatttctttttgaaaataaatggAGCTATAGTATAAAAGGTATGGGCTAtgaaaacaacatgggactgacatgcatAAAGGGGCAGTGTACTCAGACTTATTGGTGGAAATTTTATGATATTAGTTCAGGAATGCATAGATTAGTTTGAACAGGCTTTATTAGTACTTACTAGAACTCTAACGCAAAATGCGCGATGGAAAAACATATGACGCTTAATACATTTCAATCCTCTCATGTAAGTCGATCCCTGAGTAAGAACCTATTGTAATTTAGTAATTCAACCCTTTCACACACCAGCTTATTCATTGTTTTGGTTGGCAAACAAAAACAAAGTAAAAAAAAGTGTTAGTGCAGGAGTTAAATTAGTTATCATTATTAGTTAAATAGTTATTGATTGTTCCTCGATCATTTCACTATTAAATTTGTAAGTAGAGTGTACAGGGGCAGTAATAAGCTCAAAATAATCTGAATTAGCCCATCCAtaggcatcatattgaaataaaTCTTAGAATTctatgaaatttcacaaaaacctCAATAACAGAATTTTCTTTTCGATTCACTGTTCGATTATTTTTTGATTCGTACAGATCGTACAGTGGATCtgtaaatattgaaaatgttttttttttacatattgtcTATGGATTAATTGCTTATGTTTGCAGGTTTCACAGAACTTGTCATTGTTGTTTTAACAAATTTCGGATGATTTGCGAATGACCGAAATTTTCGATGTATTTCTAAATTACacgtattttcttttttttaaggtTCAAATATAAGATCGGATTTATTTGATAGGGGAAATTATAGTTATTTTTTcctaaaaatcctctaaaaactcATCAATAACCCCGCCGATATTTGTACCGAACTGCCTATAAGAAATAAGACAGATTTTTACTTGTTCTACGTGCCAAAAGCATATTTATCAACTTATTCGGGAATATCTATGCAATAGGTAAATCCAacagaagctaacgatccctccgcatctggtggcaggaatgagaaccctatgaaaaacgtgactcctccaaaaattcacatggcgcagcataggcaaagtgcacctttttcatttttttatatcgaattgcgcatcgtagagaaacaaacgagcactttttggaaaaaaaaaataattctctttcagatgagcttagatccggtaggtagggtattgtaccatttgggcaggtgtacctattttgggcacttgccgctataactaagtcagcttcaaaccgattgatttgaatttttgttcagtGTTATATACTGTGCGTGCCTAACTCTGTAcagaatttcaaatcaatcggtttgaaattgacttagttatagcggtaagtgcccaaaataggtacacctgcccaaatggtacaagacccaacttacgaacaatttatgtgaataATTTGAGGAGcttttgctatgcctccggcgggcgatcttccggattttttgttagctggccaatccgatgtctatcggtgtgggcatcaagaatgatgatcatGGAAGCTAtttcaaatggaaaatagcaacttctagagcaaaaaattagtaaaatttgacgacaaaaatttgacttttttatgtaaacaaacgattttctccttatctcaccaagcgcctctacaattgggggtcatctggattagcctataATTTCGCCATAGAAATGCACATAGGA contains:
- the LOC109407655 gene encoding transcription factor SPT20 homolog isoform X3, with amino-acid sequence MDPTGPWSYTYNRQPGAASGEFHHHLATAAAAGSIGLAAHNTTVGVPSTTSQLLLQAAHTTSLGASSGPFNPTGFLSPPGVSYDAVFTPLFHPAANPKPAHYSSTINQHRVLAQAQAQAAVKQVNEPETLRDNYTTQQTLAAAAQVANFYEQQQQQQQQQQQQTSNTSAASSGSTSTSGSWQGNPSPFGIMPHENVVQSSPVTSASTKTTTSTYENFNAHFTNLNQLNTQLTSKSSARSASPAVNSGNSSSGAAKTGTNYFASSNTSSNQQQQYGGVNESLSNYSTQQQQGSKQQMDYGGTSKSLSSNSGSGSSSSSLQQATSSSCIVITPVSGSINSQSSLASPPAKDQKYQSRIIPSQTPLVNSSIVYAARNHNVPVTSLTDPKTRVLSAGLQTQQQQQHQIQQQQLQHNAHYLLQMNSFIVPPSAASPPTALNSNKTVQKPSIQSKAIGGGGGGGGGGQSATIKTDGQHTVISHQPQSSPISYSITDSNGRASSSSSAASASVATSAKINSPINRVNNSSNNSNISRNNSNSSSNQQQQYQQNSASNSYRTNYSQLSVSGSSTDSVDYNRINKRESHQLQQQQQPQQQQYSNTSLSRHNMPPSPAASDYSSSSGSLTRRPSSPNLTHSQASPIGHVPSPAYPMYNSPMGNTLSSPKHHSQHSTNLQTSATRSPSSNIPRQSQPQPQSQQQQQPQQQVAYSSVITRTQQPQQQTLPQQQHQQQPQVPPIQVPTLSHWNNRNTNERLQPERSDPMTIVKNLQQPSIISPIPERQVAPPATPEKTESKSRRKKSDTPTRIIPMASVANGEFNVNTTITSSNAGNSAGLSNSQTTSTSGAGSETNAKDNSNTLDFDRWNLAPPPAGTTKMFPNSNFIPQTPSTSFIPPPHPIYYPTFHGPIPLIPNEIISNTLAAAVGSNLDTPTYTTLLSASDNTGLAPSNNSSSTSRGGEDERPSPNVDNSNKVVVPNIEEELGFLAENSRSNSQQQQQQPAQQPNQQQQGASTDGAAANNGVAPAPAKKFNVPPKESKGFMGSYLKFLQGERDTSPPPANRSNRKTTWTRPTPTTPANKNTAANNAANKQTAANQQQQQQQPQQQQTPQQTTQAQQLAQNQKQPQNVQQPQPQQQQLQQQPDPRYAPYTAPKDNRKRKYDAAEAADPLTVPQRRQTSNRKAKSKASNIQQMIERGQGTGGLEQMEDDFAGDSDSDPAWTPQEKEDDDDEQDMMGRKKGKKPKANLGKQRPRSNILSVAAAGAGIVDFDCGSDNDNVLAARTGAAAVAQQAIATLQQQTLQQQQQQLQQQIQQQQQQLLQQQQQQQQQQQQQQQQQQLYQQSTTNQIMQNQYIQQQQQQQQQQQQQQQIQQYNTGALVQQQQQQQQQQQQQQQQQQPQQQSVANSDDFQTGDFVVIRSELVQDYPSIWRVDGKTLLQKYEPFDQNGKTLHRNVSTYAAWNAESKKLYVKIPVRFRVHNHMESVVEFMRNEMSIDDTEQFLEKSMNETKIYQDVFEVYIQTLISQALDSNFLKEIFQEQDDYFLSRVQTIDSLTEDRKRRLIQITPWSRNMINSISTFPAYDIMTELGHTNMNHPVCVACHQPGISVRIVLQGQTYNSATLAPCPIQDNRIQYEKNFLLCRICSSRFELLHKICHQKYMMFVECAKRVNQQISNDSSKAATIILNELLADEHWLTMLFKEVRSIWAEIENMERQYRFQVASQ
- the LOC109407655 gene encoding transcription factor SPT20 homolog isoform X5, with translation MDPTGPWSYTYNRQPGAASGEFHHHLATAAAAGSIGLAAHNTTVGVPSTTSQLLLQAAHTTSLGASSGPFNPTGFLSPPGVSYDAVFTPLFHPAANPKPAHYSSTINQHRVLAQAQAQAAVKQVNEPETLRDNYTTQQTLAAAAQVANFYEQQQQQQQQQQQQTSNTSAASSGSTSTSGSWQGNPSPFGIMPHENVVQSSPVTSASTKTTTSTYENFNAHFTNLNQLNTQLTSKSSARSASPAVNSGNSSSGAAKTGTNYFASSNTSSNQQQQYGGVNESLSNYSTQQQQGSKQQMDYGGTSLQTQQQQQHQIQQQQLQHNAHYLLQMNSFIVPPSAASPPTALNSNKTVQKPSIQSKAIGGGGGGGGGGQSATIKTDGQHTVISHQPQSSPISYSITDSNGRASSSSSAASASVATSAKINSPINRVNNSSNNSNISRNNSNSSSNQQQQYQQNSASNSYRTNYSQLSVSGSSTDSVDYNRINKRESHQLQQQQQPQQQQYSNTSLSRHNMPPSPAASDYSSSSGSLTRRPSSPNLTHSQASPIGHVPSPAYPMYNSPMGNTLSSPKHHSQHSTNLQTSATRSPSSNIPRQSQPQPQSQQQQQPQQQVAYSSVITRTQQPQQQTLPQQQHQQQPQVPPIQVPTLSHWNNRNTNERLQPERSDPMTIVKNLQQPSIISPIPERQVAPPATPEKTESKSRRKKSDTPTRIIPMASVANGEFNVNTTITSSNAGNSAGLSNSQTTSTSGAGSETNAKDNSNTLDFDRWNLAPPPAGTTKMFPNSNFIPQTPSTSFIPPPHPIYYPTFHGPIPLIPNEIISNTLAAAVGSNLDTPTYTTLLSASDNTGLAPSNNSSSTSRGGEDERPSPNVDNSNKVVVPNIEEELGFLAENSRSNSQQQQQQPAQQPNQQQQGASTDGAAANNGVAPAPAKKFNVPPKESKGFMGSYLKFLQGERDTSPPPANRSNRKTTWTRPTPTTPANKNTAANNAANKQTAANQQQQQQQPQQQQTPQQTTQAQQLAQNVSNGMLHAEQYMSNFHIPNLQQKQPQNVQQPQPQQQQLQQQPDPRYAPYTAPKDNRKRKYDAAEAADPLTVPQRRQTSNRKAKSKASNIQQMIERGQGTGGLEQMEDDFAGDSDSDPAWTPQEKEDDDDEQDMMGRKKGKKPKANLGKQRPRSNILSVAAAGAGIVDFDCGSDNDNVLAARTGAAAVAQQAIATLQQQTLQQQQQQLQQQIQQQQQQLLQQQQQQQQQQQQQQQQQQLYQQSTTNQIMQNQYIQQQQQQQQQQQQQQQIQQYNTGALVQQQQQQQQQQQQQQQQQQPQQQSVANSDDFQTGDFVVIRSELVQDYPSIWRVDGKTLLQKYEPFDQNGKTLHRNVSTYAAWNAESKKLYVKIPVRFRVHNHMESVVEFMRNEMSIDDTEQFLEKSMNETKIYQDVFEVYIQTLISQALDSNFLKEIFQEQDDYFLSRVQTIDSLTEDRKRRLIQITPWSRNMINSISTFPAYDIMTELGHTNMNHPVCVACHQPGISVRIVLQGQTYNSATLAPCPIQDNRIQYEKNFLLCRICSSRFELLHKICHQKYMMFVECAKRVNQQISNDSSKAATIILNELLADEHWLTMLFKEVRSIWAEIENMERQYRFQVASQ